In Candidatus Omnitrophota bacterium, a genomic segment contains:
- the rplW gene encoding 50S ribosomal protein L23: protein MKNPHDIVKGMIRTEKGAGLLQKNKYLFWVDTASNKIEIKGAVEDIYKVKVDSVNTMMARGKIKRVRYVAGKTSDWKKAIVTLKSDSKIDVT from the coding sequence ATGAAGAACCCGCACGACATAGTGAAGGGCATGATACGCACCGAAAAAGGGGCAGGCCTTCTGCAGAAGAATAAGTACCTCTTCTGGGTCGACACCGCATCGAATAAGATAGAGATAAAAGGCGCGGTCGAGGATATCTATAAAGTTAAGGTGGACAGCGTAAACACGATGATGGCCAGGGGAAAGATCAAGAGGGTCAGGTACGTAGCAGGGAAGACCTCTGACTGGAAGAAGGCGATCGTGACGCTTAAATCGGACAGTAAGATCGACGTTACATAG